A stretch of the Orcinus orca chromosome 1, mOrcOrc1.1, whole genome shotgun sequence genome encodes the following:
- the ITGA10 gene encoding integrin alpha-10 isoform X5, translated as MEFPLIPHLFLPLMFLTGLCSPFNLDVHHPRLFPGPPEAEFGYSVLQHVGGGRRWMLVGAPWDGPSGDRRGDVYRCPVGGSHNAPCAKGHLGDYPLGNSSRPAVNMHLGMSLLETVGDGGFMACAPLWSRACGSSVFSSGICARVDASFRPQGSLAPTVQRCPTYMDVVIVLDGSNSIYPWSEVQTFLRRLVGRLFIDPEQIQVGLVQYGESSVHEWSLGDFRTKEEVVRAARNLSRREGRETKTAQAIMMACTEGFSQSHGGRPEAARLLVVVTDGESHDGEELPAALKACEAGRVTRYGIAVLGHYLRRQRDPSAFLREIRAIASDPDERFFFNVTDEAALTDIVDALGDRIFGLEGSHGENESSFGLEMSQIGFSTHRLKDGILFGMVGAYDWGGSVLWLEEGRRLFPPRTALEDEFPPALQNHAAYLGYSVSSMLLRGGRRLFLSGAPRFRHRGKVIAFQLKKDGAVRVAQSLQGEQIGSYFGSELCPLDTDGDGTTDVLLVAAPMFLGPQNKETGRVYVYLVGQQSLLTLQGTLQPEPPQDARFGFAMAALPDLNQDGFADVAMGAPLEDGHRGALYLYHGTQSGVKPCPAQRIAAVSMPQALSYFGRSVDGRLDLDGDDLVDVAVGAQGAAILLSSRPIVHLAPSLDVTPPAISVVQRDCKRRSQEAACLSAALCFQVTSRTPGRWDRQFHVRFTASLDEWTAGARAAFDGSGQRLSPRRLRLSVGTITCEPLHFHVLDTSDYLRPVALTVTFALDNTTKPGPVLDEGSPTSIRKLVPFSKDCGPDNECVTDLVLRANMNIRGSRKDPFVVRGGRRKVLVSATLKNRKENAYNTSLSLSFSRNLHLSSFTPQGDGPVKVECAAPSPHTRLCSVGHPVFQAGAKVTFLLEFEFSCSFLLSQVLVRLTATSESTLHRYEVHPYGTLPVGPGPEFKTTLRVQNLGCYVVSGLVVSALLPAVAHGGHYFLSLSQVITNNASCTVQNLTEPPEPPVHPEELQHTSWLNGKNSRCQVMRCHLGRLAKGTEVSVGLLRLVHNEFFRRAKFKSLTVVSTFELGTEEGSVLQLTEASRWSEVGLETESENCGTSKGGSGLRAPVRFFRTEVSSLGSSQGVRSDKSEWWGPTASIPTSVSFLLVFYFAAGFATMLGEASWAKRCK; from the exons ATGGAGTTCCCCCTCATCCCCCACCTGTTCTTGCCCCTGATGTTCCTGACAG GTCTCTGCTCCCCCTTTAACCTGGATGTGCATCACCCACGCCTATTTCCAGGGCCACCGGAGGCTGAATTTGGATACAGTGTCTTACAACATGTTGGGGGTGGACGCCGATG GATGTTGGTGGGTGCGCCCTGGGATGGGCCTTCAGGCGACCGAAGGGGGGATGTTTATCGCTGCCCTGTAGGGGGCTCCCACAATGCCCCATGTGCCAAGGGCCACTTGG GTGACTATCCACTGGGAAATTCATCTCGTCCTGCTGTGAATATGCACCTGGGGATGTCTCTACTGGAGACAGTTGGTGATGGGGGATTCATG GCTTGTGCCCCTCTCTGGTCTCGTGCTTGTGGCTCATCTGTCTTCAGTTCTGGGATATGTGCCCGTGTAGATGCTTCGTTCCGgccccagggaagcctggcacCCACTGTACAAC GCTGTCCCACATACATGGATGTCGTCATTGTGTTGGACGGCTCCAACAGCATCTACCCCTGGTCTGAAGTTCAGACCTTCCTGCGAAGACTAGTAGGGAGATTATTTATTGACCCGGAGCAGATACAG GTGGGACTGGTACAGTATGGGGAGAGCTCTGTACATGAGTGGTCCCTGGGAGATTTCCGAACCAAagaagaagtggtgagagcagcaAGGAACCTGAGCCGGCGGGAGGGACGAGAAACAAAGACTGCTCAAGCAATAATGATGGCCTG caCAGAAGGATTCAGTCAGTCCCATGGGGGCCGACCAGAGGCTGCCAGGCTACTGGTGGTTGTCACTGATGGAGAGTCACATGATGGAGAGGAACTTCCTGCAGCACTAAAGGCCTGCGAAGCTGGCAGAGTGACACGCTATGGGATTGCG GTCCTTGGTCACTACCTCCGGCGGCAGCGAGACCCCAGCGCTTTCCTGCGGGAAATCAGAGCTATTGCCAGTGATCCAGACGAGAGATTCTTCTTCAATGTCACAGATGAAGCAGCACTGACTGACATTGTGGATGCATTAGGGGACCGGATTTTTGGCCTTGAGG GGTCCCACGGAGAAAATGAAAGCTCCTTTGGGCTGGAAATGTCTCAGATTGGTTTCTCTACTCATCGGCTAAAG GATGGGATTCTCTTCGGGATGGTAGGGGCTTATGACTGGGGGGGCTCAGTGTTATGGCTTGAAGAAGGTCGCCGCCTCTTCCCGCCACGGACGGCCCTGGAAGATGAGTTCCCCCCTGCATTGCAGAACCATGCAGCCTACCTGG GTTACTCAGTTTCCTCCATGCTTTTGCGGGGTGGACGCCGCCTCTTTCTCTCAGGAGCTCCTCGGTTTAGACATCGAGGAAAGGTCATCGCCTTCCAGCTTAAGAAAGATGGGGCTGTGAGGGTCGCCCAGAGCCTCCAGGGGGAGCAG ATTGGCTCGTACTTTGGCAGTGAGCTCTGCCCATTGGATACGGATGGGGATGGAACAACTGACGTCTTGCTTGTGGCTGCCCCCATGTTCCTGGGGCCCCAGAACAAGGAGACAGGACGTGTTTATGTGTATCTGGTGGGCCAG CAGTCCTTGCTGACACTCCAGGGAACACTTCAGCCAGAACCCCCACAGGATGCTCGGTTTGGCTTTGCCATGGCTGCCCTTCCTGATCTGAACCAAGATGGTTTTGCTGATGTGGCTATGGGAGCGCCCCTGGAGGATGGGCACCGTGGAGCACTGTACCTCTATCACGGGACCCAGAGTGGAGTCAAGCCCTGTCCTGCCCAG cGGATTGCTGCTGTCTCCATGCCACAGGCCCTCAGCTACTTTGGCCGAAGTGTGGATGGCCGGTTAGATCTGGATGGAGATGACCTGGTAGATGTTGCTGTGGGTGCCCAAGGGGCAGCCATCCTGCTCAG CTCCCGGCCCATTGTCCACCTGGCCCCTTCACTGGATGTGACCCCGCCAGCCATCAGTGTGGTTCAGAGGGACTGCAAGCGACGCAGCCAGGAGGCAGCCTGCCTATCTGCAGCCCTTTGCTTCCAAGTGACCTCCCGCACTCCCGGTCGCTGGGATCGCCAATTCC ATGTGCGGTTCACAGCATCGCTGGATGAGTGGACAGCTGGAGCCCGTGCAGCGTTTGACGGCTCTGGCCAGAGGCTGTCCCCTCGGCGGCTCCGGCTCAGTGTGGGGACTATCACTTGTGAGCCGCTGCACTTCCATGTGCTg GATACATCAGATTACCTCCGGCCAGTGGCCTTGACTGTGACCTTTGCTTTGGACAACACCACAAAACCAGGGCCTGTGCTGGATGAGGGCTCACCTACCTCCATACGAAAGCTG gTCCCCTTCTCGAAGGACTGTGGCCCTGACAATGAATGTGTCACAGATCTGGTACTTCGAGCTAATATGAACATCAGAGGCTCCAG GAAGGACCCATTCGTGGTTCGAGGTGGTCGGCGGAAAGTGCTGGTGTCAGCAACTCTGAAGAACAGGAAGGAAAATGCCTACAACACTAGCCTGAGTCTCAGCTTCTCCAGAAACCTTCACCTATCCAGTTTTACTCCTCAG GGGGACGGCCCAGTGAAGGTGGAGTGTGCAGCCCCTTCCCCTCACACCCGCCTCTGCAGCGTGGGGCATCCTGTCTTCCAGGCTGGAGCCAAG GTGACCTTTCTGCTAGAGTTTGAGTTTAGCTGCTCCTTCCTCCTGAGCCAGGTCCTTGTGAGGCTGACTGCCACCAG TGAGTCCACTCTGCACCGCTATGAGGTTCACCCATATGGGACCCTCCCAGTGGGCCCCGGCCCTGAATTCAAAACCACTCTTAGG GTTCAGAACCTTGGCTGCTATGTGGTCAGTGGCCTTGTCGTCTCAGCCCTCCTTCCAGCCGTGGCCCATGGGGGCCATTACTTCCTGTCACTGTCTCAAGTCATCACTAACAAT GCAAGCTGCACAGTGCAGAACCTGACTGAGCCCCCAGAGCCCCCTGTGCATCCAGAGGAGCTCCAGCACACGAGCTGGCTG AATGGGAAGAATTCCCGGTGTCAGGTCATGAGGTGCCACCTCGGGCGACTGGCAAAGGGGACTGAGGTCTCTGTTGGACTGCTGAGGCTGGTTCACAATGAATTTTTCCGAAGG GCCAAATTCAAGTCTCTGACAGTGGTCAGCACCTTCGAGCTGGGAACTGAGGAGGGCAGTGTCCTACAGCTGACTGAAGCCTCCCGTTGGagtgaggtggggctggagactgagtcTGAGAACTGTGGAACTAGTAAGGGTGGCAGTGGCCTAAGGGCACCTGTGAGATTTTTCAGAACAGAGGTGTCTTCATTAGGCAGCAGTCAGGGAGTCAGAAGTGATAAATCAGAATGGTGGGGTCCCACTGCCTCCATTCCTACCTCAGTCTCTTTCCTTTTAGTCTTCTATTTTGCGGCTGGCTTTGCTACAATGTTGGGTGAGGCTAGCTGGGCAAAACGGTGCAAATAA